TGAACCCGATTGGATGGTGCGCCATGACGAGCAAGCTGCTGGTGCCTCCACAAGGTGaggattcacacacacacacctgacccGCACTGCCACGCAAATGCAGAACCGCATGACCACGATCGCATTCAGATAAAGGGgtaaaaaagttattaaaatcaattcagGGTTAAACGATAATGGTTTCTCAAAGGGGTCAGCAGAATATGGCAAtaagaaagtaaatatgatCAATTGAAATATGTTGTGATCAGATATATTAGCAAAaggatattttttaatttgacaaattgtgtgtttgtagatGTGAATCAGAACATCCCAGACTGGAAGGAGTATCTGATGAAAAAGTTGGTGGGCGCCCACACGCTACCTGTTGACTTCTACCTGAAGGTAAACCTGCTGATGAAGTTTAATAAAGATGACAGTCTCATTCTCTCCTCTTCTACATTTCTGAGCTCTTCTTTGAATCTCTTTATATCAGGTTCAAAGCTGGttcaaaacagaagaaaactaTTTCTATCAGTTTCTCATTGCTATGTAatgtcaattttttaaaaaagatttttagaAGTTAGAAGTTTTGGCTATCTGAGCTTCTGAAGtagaaaaatatacagtataagtttttggtgagtgtttgttttttagaatATACTTAAGAACAGCTGATAAATGCTAAGCAGAGCTGTACATGTGAAGCATTCAATATGATGAATGGCTTAATTTTACTGACTTAATTCATCACAAATTCAACATCTGTGTCCTGGTGCCGCCCCCCTTCTGTCCTCTTCGTAGTTGGCAGAGAACATGAAGCACTCTTTCAGAATAGGCATGCGTGTGGAGGTGGTGGACCCCAAATATGTGAGCCGGACCCGCGTGGCCATCATAGACTCCATTATTGGTGGCCGTCTGCGGCTGGTGTATCTAGACCAAAGTGACTCCCCTGAGAATGTCATCTCTGATTTCTGGTGCCACATGGCGAGTCCCCTCCTGCACCCAATTGGCTGGTCCAGCAAAGTGGGTCATGACATTAAAGCACCTGGTAAGTATAggatttagttttttgtttttagttttattgaaGACCTTTTTGgagcatttttgtctttatttggtAGTGGAAAgtagagatgacaggaaattaGGTAGAAagagatgcaacaaaggtcccttgTTGAACCAGGGATGTTGCAGTTCATGTTCAGTGTCTTAGAAACTAACTGAATATTgtataacaattaaaatacataaaggGAATTCACGCTGATGTGGGGAAGAGTACAAACCAGCTGATCAGTCAGTGTTAAACACTGGGGGAGGGCGGTGACTAGACCTCTACTGGTTACAATTTAGGACCCAAAGCTGtagtgaagaagaaaagaatagTGTCAGACCTACAGAACATttagtagaaaaaaatattgatgtgGAAATCTGTGAACGGATTGATTAAATGGGAACAACCACTCATAGTTGTGTATAAATTAGACACTGCAGGTCCTATTTGATTGTTAATGCATAATTTCTATGTGATAAAGTACAAGCCAGTGGATGTGTTTTGACGTATTAAATAAAGGAATTGTACAATGGCTAACATGCTGAAACTCGcttgttttcagtctcttgAGTACAGCATATGGGATATTaccattttttcattatttttaacaccAGTTGTAAATAATAATTCCTTGTCTTTATTTATACTGAATGGCAGATGCCTTTCCCAGAAGCCGGAGTTTCATCTGTTCGCTTGGTTTAGCAAACACGATCACACAGATTCCCATGCCAGACATCAAATGACCCCCAGGGGCCTCTGTACAGTCCAGACCAGCTGGTTGGgttaaaggttttgttttaaagaagaaatagaaggaggacaaaaaaaatcaccaaacacGCTGGTTTATTTAGGTCAATTGTGTTCACGCTGTCCAATCTCCCTCCTACCTTGACAGGTATTATATGTGGTTAAAGTATTCTAAAAATCACAAGCAGTGATTAAAATAGTTGAAACTAGATCTGTGCTATTTGTTATCTGCCATTTGCTTTGGCTTGTGGATGAAAAAGTTAGTTTCTTCCCTCAGGTACAGGAATACTTGGAATTGACTGGATTCATTTTGCACATGTCTGAACTAAAGCTTTTaacttttaagtattttttatatgccaataaaaatgAAGGTTTTGCCTTTTTGTTATAGTAAGCAGTGCGGAATCTGCTGCCGGTGGTTTTAAGGGTAACTCTGACAGTCCGTTCCAGCTCTTTAAAAAGGTAAGGAAATGTTAATGCCTAAGAGACAAGTTATCAAATGAATTCAATTCACAAAAGTAGACAGCTGCTTTATAttgtaacttttatttttactaaAGTAATAAAAGACATTGGTTGAGCTACTAGCATTTATCCACACTTGATAGCACTGCAGTTTGTCTTTTAACACACTTGTATTGAGATTCCTTAGCAGTGATGATATTAAGTTTATATGTGCTTCAATCTAAACACCAAAAGCCAATGGTTTGGTAAGTTTAAAACGATTGTGATGTGGTTAAATGAGTAACCAGTAAACATTATATTAGCATGTAACTCTTGTTAGTTTAGCCAAGAACTAAATGTGTATGTtaaaagaaatagaaacaaCAGATAGAGAAACAATAGAAACATTCTCAACGCTATACTTTGGCTCTGtttcaaaatcacaaatacTAGTCTCTGtgattttatttagttttttattgtcTCTTCACTATGTTATATGATCATAGCCAGTattctgcaaaaataaaaccactaCACTGCTTTAGCATGACTCTTGACCACCACTGTGTGATCTACAGCCCAGGATCGTCTACATGGAGGGGGGGTTCTTTGAGGAAGGAATGAAGCTGGAGGCCATCGACCCACTAAATATGGGGACCATCTGTGTGGCCACTGTGCACAAGGTAAAGAGGACATGGCAGGTCATGTAAAAATCCCCTAGTTGGATCCAGTCTTAACACACTACTtcttacattgttttttttttctctctctctgtttcttctatGTCTCTCACTCTGTCACCTTTCACACCTCACAGGTGCTGTTAGATGGCTATTTAATGGTTGGTATCGATGGCACCATATCCAACAACGGCTCTGACTGGTTTTGTTACCATGCCTCCTCTCATGCCATCCTACCCATAAACTTCTGTAAAAAGAGCAAGATCCCTCTCACGGTACCTCAAGGTAAATATAAACATGCCTGTGTGATGTATTTGTCACACACTCTGCTTTATTCAGTCTCTAATTCAGCTCACACTCACAGTATACTGTCAATGAAAATACTTACTGATGTTTACCTGGCAGGTTATGACGCCAAGACCTTCTCCTGGGACAAATACCTGAAGGAGACCAAAGCTAAACCTGCACCAGTACACCTGTTCAACACTGTAAGACAGAAACCTAAAAGGAACCAAATATAGTGCAGCATTTGAAATCAACTTGAACATATGAGTAAATGTTTATGTCCAGATATTAGGGGTGTAAATTCTTAACttaaattttgtacaaactTTATCAAACAGCACATGAACATGCAGTGTGTGATTTTCTTCAGGACTACCCAGGTCATAACTTCTCCCCCAATTTGAAGCTGGAGGCAGTGGACCTCATGGAGCCGCGCCTGGTGTGTGTGGCCACAGTGAAACGCTGCGTGGGTCGACTGCTGCTTATCCACTTTGACGGCTGGGAGGATGAGTTTGACCAGTGGGTCGACTACCAGTCCCCAGACATCTACCCTGTTGGCTGGTGCGAGCTTGCAGGCTACCAGCTCCAGTCGCCCCCTGGACTCGGTAAGCAGCTAATTTAATAGAAATACCGCCTACTGCTATGAAAAGTGAGTGTCAATGTTTTTGACTGTGTATCAAACTGATGggtattttgctgtgttcaagTTGATGCAACCGAAAACCAGACAGCACGGAACAAGACATGCAAGCCACATATGTACGGGAAAAAGAGTAAGTTTTGACTAGAAATCTACATGGAGTTTGTGTTTTGCCACATCAAATTTAGTGTTTTCTGATTGTTAAAAATATTCCTTCACTTGTTTTGCTTCAttaagagaagaagaatgcaAAGAAGAGACTTCTCTCTCATGACCAAAACAAAGATGATGGTCAGCACCCTAAGGTCATTGGTAGTAACAGTCCTCCAGGGCTGGTAGGCCTCAGGCCTCAACCAGAGGTGCCCCTCATCCAGCTCAAAAATGAGCCAGAGGAACAGGAGAGTAAGTGGACAAAACTTGTACAACA
This sequence is a window from Thunnus albacares chromosome 20, fThuAlb1.1, whole genome shotgun sequence. Protein-coding genes within it:
- the l3mbtl2 gene encoding lethal(3)malignant brain tumor-like protein 2 isoform X2, with translation MVHKCCVETCCNLKRPNLVFHRLPLGDPERLRQWLFALNMDVNTPLHTLNKLFVCQKHFQPDDYYSSPDQPTRQARHLKTTAVPTLFRHTGDPTSSVIYLDPLGRPSKKGTVANKVHKAPPAPVGLDASAVGFEWGEYLDKETSLAASVSCFRHAPLCAQWDDIAVGMKVEVLNTNAVLPSKVYWIATVIQVAGYKALLRYEGFEHDSSRDFWCSLVSGELNPIGWCAMTSKLLVPPQDVNQNIPDWKEYLMKKLVGAHTLPVDFYLKLAENMKHSFRIGMRVEVVDPKYVSRTRVAIIDSIIGGRLRLVYLDQSDSPENVISDFWCHMASPLLHPIGWSSKVGHDIKAPVSSAESAAGGFKGNSDSPFQLFKKPRIVYMEGGFFEEGMKLEAIDPLNMGTICVATVHKVLLDGYLMVGIDGTISNNGSDWFCYHASSHAILPINFCKKSKIPLTVPQGYDAKTFSWDKYLKETKAKPAPVHLFNTDYPGHNFSPNLKLEAVDLMEPRLVCVATVKRCVGRLLLIHFDGWEDEFDQWVDYQSPDIYPVGWCELAGYQLQSPPGLVDATENQTARNKTCKPHMYGKKKKKNAKKRLLSHDQNKDDGQHPKVIGSNSPPGLVGLRPQPEVPLIQLKNEPEEQEIFAVQVKVEEVEMEMEIPNGPPDNPRQVSLAKIKQEKVGKEGSRGDDSAMDEMLDSNTEQDTTGEAEGLET
- the l3mbtl2 gene encoding lethal(3)malignant brain tumor-like protein 2 isoform X1, translating into MPYHCVAYGCGKTAEDGVTLFRFPKDPEEFHKWEKQVQRTRSQWLATPNSHLCSEHFGKEYFEPKPPTGTLKLRPGAAPTVFVRPHCSSCNGDGCTNCLPAIQRRGIAAEPRERNISAEYNEMAPLQFDDMDAGGDEEHLPGEGVKLSGNPKEERVVCEMCGTTGSSSSFFSKTKRFCSTSCSRSYSSNSKKSSILARLQGRPSKKGTVANKVHKAPPAPVGLDASAVGFEWGEYLDKETSLAASVSCFRHAPLCAQWDDIAVGMKVEVLNTNAVLPSKVYWIATVIQVAGYKALLRYEGFEHDSSRDFWCSLVSGELNPIGWCAMTSKLLVPPQDVNQNIPDWKEYLMKKLVGAHTLPVDFYLKLAENMKHSFRIGMRVEVVDPKYVSRTRVAIIDSIIGGRLRLVYLDQSDSPENVISDFWCHMASPLLHPIGWSSKVGHDIKAPVSSAESAAGGFKGNSDSPFQLFKKPRIVYMEGGFFEEGMKLEAIDPLNMGTICVATVHKVLLDGYLMVGIDGTISNNGSDWFCYHASSHAILPINFCKKSKIPLTVPQGYDAKTFSWDKYLKETKAKPAPVHLFNTDYPGHNFSPNLKLEAVDLMEPRLVCVATVKRCVGRLLLIHFDGWEDEFDQWVDYQSPDIYPVGWCELAGYQLQSPPGLVDATENQTARNKTCKPHMYGKKKKKNAKKRLLSHDQNKDDGQHPKVIGSNSPPGLVGLRPQPEVPLIQLKNEPEEQEIFAVQVKVEEVEMEMEIPNGPPDNPRQVSLAKIKQEKVGKEGSRGDDSAMDEMLDSNTEQDTTGEAEGLET